One window from the genome of Choloepus didactylus isolate mChoDid1 chromosome 2, mChoDid1.pri, whole genome shotgun sequence encodes:
- the LUZP4 gene encoding LOW QUALITY PROTEIN: leucine zipper protein 4 (The sequence of the model RefSeq protein was modified relative to this genomic sequence to represent the inferred CDS: inserted 2 bases in 1 codon; deleted 1 base in 1 codon) gives MASSNLTLSGKALTGPKTGKKMNFLDMSLDDIILLKKIDNINTEDTETLNGRQNYKRRNSVSRNXSNAHRTCQQRGYSRFGNNHEERNHNKKPSQDLSGFKFGLSPLKKQSLIKQEKYNDEYKAQSEKNQGQSERNQHQSEGNQGKSEGNRGQLEENQYHSGRSHCQSERSQGPSERSHGQSERSHGKSERYHFKSERPHGQAERSFDHSERSRSHTEKSHGHSERSCGCSKRSHG, from the exons ATGGCATCTTCGAACTTAACACTTTCTGGAAAGGCGCTGACAGGCCCCAAAACTGGGAAAAAGATGAACTTCCTAGATATGTCTTTAGATGATATTATACTTCTTAAAAAGATAGACAACATAAACACTGAAGACACTGAAACACTGAATGGGAGACAGAACTATAAAAGAAGGAACTCAGTTTCAAGAAA ATCAAATGCTCATAGGACTTGCCAGCAGAGAGGATACTCGAGATTCGGAAACAACCATGAAGAaagaaatcacaat aaaaaaccaAGCCAAGATCTTTCTGGATTCAAGTTTGGGCTGAGCCCTTTAAAGAAGCAATCTTTAATTAAGCAGGAGAAGTACAATGATGAATATAAGGCCCAATCAGAGAAGAATCAAGGCCAATCAGAGAGGAACCAGCATCAATCAGAAGGAAATCAAGGCAAATCAGAAGGAAATCGAGGCCAACTGGAAGAAAATCAATACCACTCAGGGAGATCTCATTGTCAGTCGGAAAGATCTCAAGGCCCATCAGAGAGATCTCATGGTCAGTCAGAGAGATCTCATGGCAAATCAGAGAGATATCATTTCAAATCAGAGAGACCTCATGGTCAAGCAGAGAGATCTTTTGACCACTCAGAGAGGTCTCGTAGCCACACAGAGAAATCTCATGGCCACTCAGAGAGATCTTGTGGCTGTTCAAAGAGATCTCATGGCTAA